The Erigeron canadensis isolate Cc75 chromosome 1, C_canadensis_v1, whole genome shotgun sequence genome segment TAGGTCATGAACATCATCTACCATATCATCATCTATGTCTTGTTGTGGTTGTTGCTCATTAACAACATCTTCCTTTCGCTTAAAAAAATGATCAATTGTTCTTTTCTTGGCCATATTGAAACCTAACACTATAATAACACCGTTACATTAACAGGCTATATTAAGATTTTGTACTATAATTCTATAAACACATTGATATTTTAACTTGATTAAAAAACGATCATAAAACTAAAAAGCTATATATATGACGGTTCGCTAAAGGGAACAAATAAAGAGGCAATAGATACAATAAATTAGAACATaatcataaaactaaaaaactatcACATGAGATATGGcagataaaagataaataaaatagacTAAAAAAGAAAACCTAATCATGGAAATAGCAATTCACattaaaggataaaaaaaattgatacatcatgtaatcatatatatgataataacgAAATACATTACTATATTAGAAATAATAGAAAtagatatatacaataaaatacATAATCAAGTGGGGAAGAAGAGGTTAAAGAATTAAAGAAATGAACCATTATTGTCAACCATTGTCAGTTGTGTATTTGCTTCTAAAAAGATAtttctaataaataaataaaaaaaaagagaaaaaaggatATAATGGAGAGTGGAGTGGGCCTTGAGGGGGGCTTGATATAATTTTATTGAATATGGATCataaaaacttaattaaatttGGGCCATTGGGGGAGGCTGGACACCCCTTGGTCCCTCCCCTCCCTCCGCCTATAGTGAAgtgatcaagtgagaaccaaaagaatggtgagaaccgtgagaaccacttAAAAAACATCTCTAAATCCAAGAGATGGATTTGATGGGcagcgatccaagagatggtggcggttgGATATGCCGATATGGTACGGGCGTAGCCCTTAACTCTAAAGGCTCCGCCCTTAGAGATGGGtttttagtggttctcacgATTCTCACCCTTGttttggttctcacttgatcacTTCACATATAGTAAATATATAGAGATGGAAGTATAGATATGGAATGTATAGACATGGATACATGAattgatacatacatataagatATGAATGTGTGTTGATCTCATTTGAAGCAGCTATTGTATATGGAATtgatacatacaaatataagaATAGTTATAAAGATATAGATTGAGACGATGATGATAGATGATGATAGTAAACAAAATTTAAGTTAgtttcacttttggtccctgtAACAAAGGAAAGGACGAAAATATTCAACACGTGCTTGTCACTCCACTACGTTTCAAACAGACGCTAAGGTTtaggaccaaaaatgtaataaatgaaagttagGGTTGAAACCTGCAAGTAGAGGTTGGCGAGATGGACGGAAATTGTAAATGactttaatgtttttaattaactCTAATGTTGAACATGGTGTAAAATTTATGTATTATAATTGTAGAAGATAGAGAATAAGTAATTAaaccatattattattatctttattattttttttggcaAGTATAGTTCACttgttaaaatatttaaaaaaatttaatgtgtAAAATGTGCTTTTAACTTGCTAAATTATAATTTCAGGTACATTCTAATTTAAGACCCAAGAAATCTTCAAATAAAGAATTTCTTTTTTTCCATTGTGAAGATTTCTTCATTAGGTTAATCTTCATGTTTCTAAACCCCACAAGCTAATCTTCATTATGATGTTACTCTCAGTTTCAGTGAAGAGATCTTCAGATTGAAGTTATCTGGTCTTGTTGATGACATGTACTAAGTTTTTTAAGCTTTAAGTTTCCTTAGTTCCTGACAAGAATAATACATCTTTTAATCTCTAGGAGAACATATGTCATTGTATAGTTAACTGCACTGCTGAAAGATATGTTAGTTTTTGTCAATTTAGCTCATATTTTTAAATCATGGCATTTAAGCTTTTACTATTATGTGTACCTACAGGACAATCACAACATGGTGGTTGTAGCAGAATACCGTTTACCAGAGGTGAGGGCTGGGACACCAATGTACTTCGATTTTCCTAGACCGTTGACATCTCGACGAGTCTCTTTTAGACTACTTGGAGACGTTACATCATTTGCAGATGATCCGGCAGATCAGGATGATTCGGATCTTCATGGCCGTCCTTTGGCTACGGGTCTCTCTTTATCAAACCGAATTAAACTATATTATTATGCTGATCCTTATGAGCTTGGGAAATGGGCCAGTCTTTCTGCCGTTTAGATGGACGTGATTTTGTAGTATCATTTTTTGTTGTAATCATGTGTTGATTTTCATCTTGTTTATCTctctttaatttttagttttctgCTTGTTGAGTGGGTTGTAGTAGCTCGGAGTTTGAACTGCACATGTGGAGTTTCTAGTTGGAGATGTGATTGGTTTTGTTCTTGAATATGTATATTTGAGAATTGCTTAATTTACTGTAAATGCAATTTTCATGGAGTATCATAGAAGTAATTACTCCATTCATATTATAATTTTCCTGAACCATTGGAGTATTGAACGAAATAGAGTAGCAGACCATTTTTATCTTAATCTGACTAATCCTTTAAATAGCTCAAGATCTTCATTCAACCACGGTAAACCTTTTTACTGGATGAAATGTTCAACATCTGCAAGTACTTGTGATTGGTGTCTTGTAAGTTGTAACGGTGAATGATTTTTATCTTGTTATTATACGTCTCTAATGAGCTCTGGTTGGTCATGTTGATGtcgtctttttaatttaaacttaGGGTTTTTCTAACGATAGCCCTATGTACTATGTACTGTCGTTAACGTGTATAATTAGTTGTACTTTTTATCATAAAGTTCAGggtgaacttttgatataaaaagtatgatTATTTTTATACACGTGGTTGTAGTTCGCATTTTCCCAGGATAGGATATCTATCTATATGGATAATGAAGGCAATGTGGTTCACATGTAATATATCTTATCTATAATTTACCAACACACGAGCCTTCCCATCACAAGTTTTGAGTTGTAAAGGTCAATTTATTTGAAACCAACCCTTCTTCTAACAATCATGGCCCAAACGGTACCTCCTGTTGTTGCACCCATCTCAACAACCAGTCCCCCATCTCTAAAGATTTTAGCTTCAAATGCAAATTTGCTTCCTCGCAGGTGAGGAAGATGTATTAACAGCTTTTTACATGCTTgttcaatataatatattaaaaaaacaacagaAGTAACGTATGTCTATGCATGCAGGGATGTGTTGGTTGGTGCAGTGTTTGGACTCGGCATCGTGAAGGGCGAAAAGAGTGCATATGCAGCAGCAAGGCGTCTCCCACCCCCTCCCCAAACAGAGAAGAAGGACCCCAATGTAAGTGGTGTACTGGCTAAAATAATAGCTAGTAAGAAGAGGAAGGAAGCAATGAAAGAAAGCATAACCCAGTTAAGAGAGAAAGGGAAGCCCATCAACGAGCTGCCAAATtaaattattacgagtattaagtAAAGTAGTTGGAATCACAATTAAGGCTTTAAGTGAAAATTCATTTGTTCATCAATGGCTGTTTGAAGACctcaatattataataaaactatTGTACTTGTCAAAGTTACCAAAAAACTGAAAGATTCAAAATTCTTAATTAGCGCCCCAATTGAGGTTATCCCCAATTGAACCGCCTTTAAACTCGCATTGTCAAATCATCTGAGGTTCAACCATATGTCTGTAGTAAAAGGATTTGGCAACCAAATGAATAATTATAGTAATTTCATATTTAGTGGTCTCCATTTTctgataattattaataatagtatTAGGGTTGGAAATCACAATTTCATCTTTCTCCTTTCTTGCTTAAGTCGACACACATACACATGTGCCCAACTAAATCCCCCAATTTTGTTTGCTTGAAAAATCTTGGAAATTATTATTCGTGTTATCACTTGGAGATTTTTTTGAGTTAGGTGTAGGAAGATTTGATAGGTGATTAGataaattagaagaagaagCTAGAATAAAAGATTTagggggtttgctaaatacagcccttaggattgtgtttaaggtgcataaattgtttgtacatttatcatgaaaatcatggggcgggtttttaatatggaaggtacaagtttttttatgcatgttaaatacaacccttagaactgtatttagcatttcccaagATTTAGTGAAAAATGACTAACACAAAAGAATGGCATGGTTGGTACTTTCCTCATATGCGACGCCCCTTTTGAAATTTAGatacaataaacatttatttactttccttttcaaaatcttgagcttttacaaaaaataaataaataaataaaaatacaaaaaaagaaaaaataataaaaaaattgattatgcACACATTTCAAATCACtgttttttaagataaaaaggTGATATTGGTACTACGATTTTGTATGAATGTATCGCAACACATAAATTTTACATTTGACTGTACGAATCAATAATGCATAGTCAAGATAAACCTATCAAATGAATAACCAATCACCAATGGATGGATAAGGCACGACacgacctgttaagacacgacaCGATAAGAAACGAGAATTATTCGTGTCATTTTttccaaacacgaacacgacacgaaaattaacaggtgACACGATAAAAACCTGTTAAGAAActtgtttacatatataaattgttttttaGATGTAAACACAGATTAACATTCATATCATTTTTAGATCTAAAtctaaaaatgaataaaaaaaccCATACAAAAACGAGATTCCTATACAAGCACACATATACAAAAACCCTAGATCtatagaaaaataaagatgaaaaagaaGAGTGATATGTTGGTGTTGAAGACGTCGATGTCGCCACACTCTATAAATCCAACATAGATATGAAAAGTAGTAGATCTGAAAAGTTGTAAATGATCTTGTGTTCGCCGCCTCTGTCGTAACTACCATTGGCAGGAGATAGAAACACCGTTCGCCGCCGTTGTCCTAACTACCATCGACCATATCAAAACCCTATCGCCCACCGTCACTGTCGTGGATAGATTATATACcagtagatagatagatagatataaagaTAGATCGGATAATCAAGATAGAAGATAgaattttgttataaatattgtgaatttttttttaccagagatagagagagagagagtgatataatgatatgaaaagtagatatgtaaataaatatCATTTACATTGTGGAATTTGTACACTCACATGCAGCTTCTTATTATTTCATAAACAAACCTTGAAGTTTGGTGGGTTTTAAGAACTAAACCTTCActttttaacattatatatattattttttaacttaaaaatcttAACAGGTCTCTAACAGGTctggacctgttaagacacggatattatcgtgtcttaacaggtccggagctgttaagacacgaaacctgttaaacccaaacacgaaacctgttaagaacatgtcgtgtcgtgttaacaggtttcgtgtcaaaattgtcagTCTTAATGGTGGAGCCTGAGACTGAAAAGTCTTGGGTTCAAATCCTACCGTAAACAAAATGCTTTCAGGAATGGATACAGGAGTTTTTCCATAATGGGTTTCCTCTGGAATTGAAGTTGAGTATATGAAGAGGCATGTCACTGAGCCAAAattaccgttaaaaaaaaaacacaaatgaatatcacttccctttagGATATACATAATGtacatatttataaacaaatgtCTAATGTAACATCGTAAACTTTTATGATTGATCTTTGACCTTTTCGTTAGTCAATGTCTGCCTATGTGTATAAGAAAGAACCAAactcgactcgaccattttataagaattttttttttaaagaatgtaGTCAATTATAAATCTCGAAAAATACACTTACAAAGCTCGTTATAAAAGacacaaaattttgaaatttcggcatgaccttTTCGTAAAAGCTGCATCAAAAACCTGTTATGGATAATAAGTTTTCAAAATACATTTAACCATAATCACTAGATTACTATTGCAAAATGACCCAATATAAATAACCAAAAACTCCTTGAATCTAACAGGTGTCATAACAACAATTATACCAATTTGACATATCATGAGCCAAGATCAAGAGGGCTACTACGGGTGCGTCAATACCATTTTTCCGTAATAGCTATTACTTCAATAATCTTTAAGgcaccaattttttttttcacaaccAGGATAACCTATACAAAGTGTGAACAACTAAAAGGTAAGCAAATCTTTGTGAATAgtcttgcatacgtttatacacaCGAAGGGGGGCAATGCACAAAGGTCTATTGCATATAGCCTATGACATCGTCGTACCATACCTATATACTCACCTTTGTACtaacgcattacatggatccatataagcaaatgattacaatttcaataaacaatatcaatgctccacatgagctatATCTCAAATGCCTCACATGGGCTACTACttaggcctgtaatcaaagACGACCACTATTTAGGCTCaacgccaaatcgattaccacacac includes the following:
- the LOC122609858 gene encoding uncharacterized protein LOC122609858, with protein sequence MAQTVPPVVAPISTTSPPSLKILASNANLLPRRDVLVGAVFGLGIVKGEKSAYAAARRLPPPPQTEKKDPNVSGVLAKIIASKKRKEAMKESITQLREKGKPINELPN